A section of the Candidatus Baltobacteraceae bacterium genome encodes:
- a CDS encoding GAF domain-containing protein produces the protein MNASRSRVIVRTIFVVAFTLLGTVIEGSDLTLPWHPYGSFGFLMNGRSDVVVVSSGAARGLRVGDTVDVLRMTPADRYALGRDGLRVVEPGRVLEVPLTSGRVVTLTAQTRLRTTADNVSNVIEVLAMLSYLILAAVLVLIRPMPATWAFYAFSYTFCTFAATPNTWPFAIAVPAFALFTLAGALSPGAFVSFALRFPDANPRGAGALLERAALVIVTPFLAGVGLFDIFSYIFAGFASPPWLSTTANVLRVSGYAAGVAALIVRYFSAPADERNRLRWVACAFAVAFLPFLALRFAWTQELLTPDPITINLCQACAVFAPIALAYTVLKHRLFDIRLVVSRALMYTAMTSFIVGVLALVDWAFSKWLEQSRFATIVELALTLFLGAMMTTLHRRIEQLLNRVVFRSQVLAAAAIRRFAQETDLIADPQRLLSQTHDALRPRLEADYVALYTEDGASYALSTPRDPALPTILPADDFAVLRVRRWSEPFECDEPSHPLRGALFVPMVARTRLVGFIVCGPKRDRTHYLPEEVETLTMLSHRVASSYLWLTVVSTAPLLSSPPFESPA, from the coding sequence ATGAATGCGTCGCGGTCCCGAGTGATCGTTCGAACCATCTTCGTTGTCGCGTTTACCCTCTTGGGGACGGTGATCGAGGGCTCCGATCTCACGCTTCCCTGGCATCCGTACGGGTCGTTCGGGTTTCTCATGAATGGGCGGTCGGATGTAGTCGTGGTCTCTTCGGGCGCGGCGCGAGGCCTCCGCGTCGGCGATACCGTCGACGTCCTTCGCATGACGCCGGCAGATCGCTATGCCCTCGGGCGCGACGGCCTGCGCGTGGTAGAACCCGGGCGCGTGCTAGAAGTGCCGCTCACGTCCGGACGCGTCGTTACGCTCACGGCGCAAACACGCTTGCGCACTACCGCCGACAACGTCAGCAACGTTATCGAAGTGCTCGCAATGCTTTCTTACCTGATCCTCGCGGCAGTACTCGTCTTAATTCGCCCAATGCCGGCCACCTGGGCGTTCTACGCTTTCTCGTACACGTTCTGCACCTTCGCGGCGACCCCCAACACGTGGCCGTTCGCGATCGCCGTCCCCGCCTTTGCGCTTTTTACACTAGCAGGCGCGCTCTCACCGGGTGCGTTTGTTTCGTTCGCGCTGCGCTTTCCCGATGCAAACCCGCGCGGCGCGGGGGCGCTCCTCGAACGGGCGGCGCTCGTCATCGTCACACCCTTCCTCGCCGGGGTCGGCCTCTTCGACATCTTTAGCTACATATTTGCGGGCTTTGCCTCGCCGCCATGGCTCAGCACTACTGCGAACGTTCTGCGCGTTTCGGGGTACGCGGCCGGCGTTGCGGCGTTGATCGTACGGTATTTCTCCGCGCCCGCCGACGAGCGTAATCGGCTGCGCTGGGTCGCGTGCGCGTTTGCCGTCGCATTCTTGCCGTTCCTCGCACTGAGGTTCGCCTGGACTCAAGAACTCCTGACCCCCGATCCAATTACGATCAATCTTTGTCAAGCGTGCGCCGTTTTCGCTCCGATCGCACTCGCCTATACCGTTCTCAAGCATCGGCTGTTCGATATTCGGCTCGTGGTGAGCCGGGCGCTCATGTACACTGCCATGACGTCGTTCATCGTGGGCGTCTTGGCGCTCGTCGATTGGGCGTTTAGCAAGTGGCTCGAGCAATCGCGCTTTGCGACGATCGTGGAACTGGCGTTAACGCTGTTCCTTGGCGCCATGATGACGACGTTGCACCGTCGCATCGAACAACTGCTCAATCGCGTCGTTTTTCGCTCCCAAGTACTGGCGGCGGCGGCTATACGGCGCTTCGCTCAAGAGACGGACCTCATCGCCGACCCGCAGCGCCTGCTGTCGCAAACGCACGATGCACTCCGGCCTCGGTTGGAAGCGGATTACGTTGCGCTCTATACCGAGGATGGAGCGTCCTACGCGCTGAGCACGCCGCGAGACCCTGCCCTGCCGACAATCCTACCGGCAGACGATTTCGCGGTGTTGCGCGTTCGCCGGTGGAGCGAGCCGTTTGAATGTGACGAGCCGTCGCATCCCCTTCGTGGCGCGCTTTTCGTGCCGATGGTCGCACGAACGCGACTTGTCGGCTTCATTGTTTGCGGCCCGAAACGCGATCGCACGCACTATCTCCCCGAAGAAGTCGAAACCCTTACGATGCTGTCCCATCGAGTCGCCTCTTCGTACCTCTGGCTGACGGTCGTCTCGACGGCACCGCTGCTCTCATCGCCGCCGTTCGAGTCGCCGGCGTAG